From Cucumis melo cultivar AY chromosome 3, USDA_Cmelo_AY_1.0, whole genome shotgun sequence:
ttaattattatattttcaattatccAATTAAGTATAGTTTTCATGGAAATTGATTAACAACgacaataaaatataatatacaaatatataaaaagaagttgtaaataacaaaagaagaaaaggattgaaaaaataaaaaataaattattactaAAATCAAACAATTGAAAAGAGAATCACTAAAATTTAACAAACTCTATCAAAATGATATTCTAACTAAAATGAACTATTCAACACTTAAGTAAAAAACCAAAATTGGATTCGGCAGATATTTCatctttttgtttattttctatttcATGTCTTGTAGTTATTTTGTATGgttgaataatatttcttagattaattctaaaaataaaaattatttttaataaaaaacctaaaataaaatagttaaaaataaacaaataaaaagggaaagaaagttttttttttatttatttataatggATAGGTGTTTATACAAAACAAATTTAAgagaaaataaaagtaaaagtgaaaaaaaaaaaaaaaaaaagagagggagaagaaacaaataaccaaaaaaatgaaaaaaaaaaaaaaaaaagaaacaaaagagtAAAGGCTATGAATTATTGTTCTTGTTGTCGATCAATACCATGATGTTGTTGTTGCAGATCCGCCATAGAAAAGCTTCGTGAGTTGAAGCTCATCAACCTTCTCTGATGAAAATCCCTAACTCTTTTTCCTTTCCGTTCTTCATGACGACCTTCATCTTCGTTATCTTCAGAAGAAGATGGAGCAGTACCTGATTCTTCTCCATCTTCGTCATCATTATTgtcatcgtcttcttcttctctcagCGTTAACAGAGGCATCGACTTAGGGTTTGGCCAAGCGTAAAAGGACGATTTCTTAGCCAATTTCGACGCTATCAGAATTCGTCTTCTCTTATTCAATGAATTTTCAGGTTTCTCAATATCTTTTACCGATTTCGCCTCAGCTAAATTCGCAAACGATTTCGATTTTCCAGAGAAATGACTTGATAACCCTCTCCTGATTCAAAATTTCACCAAACTTAAAATTAATTGGACCAGCAAATTGATTGAAGAagatacacacacacacacacacacacacacacacacacacatgtaTATAACACAATCTCTCCAAACGTACGTTTCTTGATCTGAATCGATTAATCGATTAAACAACACACAGaaacacattaaaaaaaaaaaaaaaccaacttaCTTAATCGGAAGAGACTCCTCCAACGATCGAATAGATAATTTACTTTGAACTTCCTCAGAATCTCGACCAGTGGATGAAACGCTCTCGTCGTCGCTATCATCAGGAACACCGATCGAAGAAGAGGAATCAGAAGAGTAATCAATTTCATCATCGGCGAAAGAGTTCCAAGGGGAATCAAGGCGATGCTCCGGCgggggaggaggaggaggaggagaagcgGAGGTCCGATCGGAgaggaaagaggaagaagaagcgAGCTGGATGGAGAAAGAGGGAGGAGGGAAGAGAATCTCCATGAAGGGGAAGGGGAAGAGGAACAAGGAGATAAAAGGGAGGGAAATGGAAGTGAAAGCGGCGGCGAGGAGGGGTTATTGAAGGGAGCGCCGGTAGAAGATTGGTTGTCATGAAATGAAAGGGTGGGTAGAAAGAGATAGTGATGGCCTTAACGAAGAGGAAGAGACGAACAGAGTGGAAGAGCAAAATCCCATCCATTCAAGAAATAGCTGCAAAAATAAGGAACCAactgattttttgtttttaattaattatttcgttttttaaactaaacaaaTACGGAAAATTTTGGATTACTTTTATCCACATTTTGGAAATGGATATTTAATAGCAAAAGTAAAAGGCAATTTATGttattaaattgattttgaatttattaATCCATATCTTTTTTTAGcctatttacaaaataattaaaattttagtttgcGATACACTCGATAAATAAgtacttaaaaatatttttttaatgaatatattttaaatttacttcgaaaatcaaaataaataaataaaattaaaaatttttaaaatagaaaatataacaaaaatatttatactaatAGTTTTTTTGTCTTTATATTTTTGTCGTAGGGtgtaatatttttatttttattattattcttaagaaacaaaaaaaaaaaaaaaaaaccctccaAAATTAACCATTTTATAAATAATCTCAAATGAATATCTAAATTTGATTAACCatgaataattttctttttgtattgtAGTTGTGACTTGTGAGAAGTTCTAAAACCCATTGATTTGTCATCTTATCATACAAGAGTTTCACAATATTTTAATAGAGCCTATAGACtcattaatttcttttaaaaaaatatatataaaaaaaaacttatccTCACATAATTAACTTTAAATGTGAAAATCTTACTTAATCTTATTTTAAATAGGTTGATGTTTATTAATCAAATAAATTGtgatgcttttttttttattattatttattttaaatttatgatcTCATTTTTTGTCATATAACATTAATATGGCAGAAATTTGATACTGAATAATAAATTTTGATTCTATTTTCCAAAtttatttgttgatttttgtagtcactttttctttcttttttatttttaaagattaactaaattttttttcaaaaacataaaaagcctacaaacaatttcgaaaactcAAAAAACAATTTAAATGTTGTCGATCGTTTTATACAAATCCAAActatctcatttttttttcaacccaaATAGTTAAccaaataatattaattaaaatcaaacctcatgatttaaaaaatatatacataaaagaaaaatcgaagaagaaggaaagaaagacaATAGCAAGAGAGgacaaatctaaaagatcggtTTCAcgactttttaattttgtgacattgtcgtaaatatttttgtatttttgttgttcaattgaataaattaataaaagagttcGACtagaaaaccaaaaaataaaaagaaggtAAACAAATTATAAGAATatgatttgttttttattaaataaataaatagttacCAAAATATGACTTTATCCAAAGGTTGAATTTAAccattatttttttagtaaaaaattatataatagtataagaaatcaaaattttaatttgtatccAATCCTTACAATATCTTAACTCTTAAGCTACATTCAGTCCACAAGTCGGCCAAGTAATTTAACtttgaattattaaaaaataaagaaaaaaatctctGGTGATCAAAATCTTACTTTATGGCATTTCTTTTATGTggataattttgtttttttaatagagAAGAGGAAATTCTACTAATGATAACATTTTCAATACGCAAATGCATGAAACGATGCCGTATTACCTCGATATAATTATTGACTTGTTCAAATGACGTGGAAAATACGGGACAGAAAATATATAGTTTACAATTTTTTCGTTTAAATACTTTatatttcctttttattttaacccttaatttctttaataataataataaaaataaaaaagaaccactttcctcttttgaaaattaaataaaaataaatatgaattatGAGTATATTGTTTTAATTTTCCATGATAAAACTTATGGTGTTTAATTTAATTggataaaataaataaaaaaaaataaaaaaggaccCCACTTTGTTGATATAATTTAGGTACTCATCTTTTCTTagccttttttattttaatccaaAAGGAAATCCGAATTGATATCCATATCCGGTTTTAAATATGCATATAATTATAGTCCCACCCTACTCAATAATTAATACATTATAAATTGGAAtcttttacaaatttttttagaaaaatagtaaattaTTTACCATCTATCAAACAAAActactcaaaataaaaataaattatacgATTTTTATATGAAATGTAAAAATTTCGTAAgtattctatttttgacaatatatttttaaaaatattcaactATAGTAAATTTGAATCTCgtgcttttttattttataatagttttttcttcattttcaagTATTGTTATCTTTTCTAAACGTCGGTGCTTAAAAAGTGAGATTGAAtacacaattaaaaaaaaaaaccatcgatatttttgttgtatttaattaGAGAGGAGATAACATTAATAGACCCTTCAACCATAAAAGTATTTAAAGAAATATAGTTCAATTTGGTAATCATTTTGGAAATCATAAAAGTACTTTAGGattgtaattaaaaaaattgtggtGATAAAGCAAGTTTAGCTCAACGTTAATTAACGTGATATTCCACCTCTATTCGAATCTCTTATACTAAAAGAAACACTTTTGatcatttattaa
This genomic window contains:
- the LOC103488223 gene encoding KID-containing protein 1-like; translation: MEILFPPPSFSIQLASSSSFLSDRTSASPPPPPPPPEHRLDSPWNSFADDEIDYSSDSSSSIGVPDDSDDESVSSTGRDSEEVQSKLSIRSLEESLPIKRGLSSHFSGKSKSFANLAEAKSVKDIEKPENSLNKRRRILIASKLAKKSSFYAWPNPKSMPLLTLREEEDDDNNDDEDGEESGTAPSSSEDNEDEGRHEERKGKRVRDFHQRRLMSFNSRSFSMADLQQQHHGIDRQQEQ